From a region of the Panicum virgatum strain AP13 chromosome 2K, P.virgatum_v5, whole genome shotgun sequence genome:
- the LOC120667773 gene encoding uncharacterized protein LOC120667773, with translation MAQDEEDIVPAQDEEDNAPIEAAAVHLATPFFLDINCTPLEELVDEIITGGSEAGEIDAMAQDEEANGHTEAAGVEQPLRLRNWLTDAQRYAAYTSLHAKSTKGKLPKTATKEVAAFFHTHIRVIQKIWKTAREQIALGLEVDVSNKKTGRCGRKPAEIDVSRITAIPLNRRSTLRSLAKSLDVGISTLHRKFKLGLLRRHSNTLKPHLKESNKRERLQFCISMLDQTSLGDAEPRFIDMQNILHMDEKWYYMTKKARKYYLLPEEDDPERTIQNKNNIGKVMLLTVVGRPRRNAQGIVMFSGKIGVWAFVKEVPAARRSKKRERGTLETKSVIVNREVMRQFLIEKVIPAIKSKWPQDAALETIFIQQDNARTHVSPNDPAFLQAVAATGLDIGLMQQPPNSPDMNVLDLGFFRSIQSLTDCRSPTTIEELIHDVEEEFEAYDEEKLNRVFLSLQMCMREVMKIGGGNRYRNPHMNKSRLERQGRLPHRLSCDRDIYNSALAYLAQYG, from the exons ATGGCTCAGGATGAAGAAGACATTGTCCCTGCTCAAGATGAAGAAGACAATGCTCCCATTGAAGCTGCAG CTGTTCATCTGGCAACACCTTTTTTCCTAGACATCAATTGTACTCCTCTAGAAGAATTAGTTGATGAAATCATAACTGGAGGAAGCGAGGCTGGAGAAATCGATGCTATGGCTCAGGATGAAGAAGCCAATGGCCACACTGAGGCTGCAG GTGTAGAACAGCCACTAAGGTTAAGGAACTGGCTAACAGATGCCCAGAGATATGCTGCTTACACATCATTGCATGCAAAGAGTACAAAGGGGAAATTACCAAAGACTGCAACTAAGGAAGTCGCCGCATTCTTTCATACACACATTCGAGTTATTCAAAAGATTTGGAAGACTGCAAGAGAGCAGATTGCACTTGGGCTAGAAGTTGATGTGTCCAACAAGAAAACTGGCCGATGTGGTCGCAAGCCAGCCGAAATTGATGTCTCCCGGATTACCGCAATTCCACTAAATAGAAGATCCACCTTAAGGTCACTGGCAAAGTCACTAGATGTCGGTATTTCGACATTGCACAGAAAATTCAAGTTAGGTTTGTTAAGGCGCCACTCCAATACATTGAAGCCACATTTGAAAGAGAGCAACAAGAGAGAAAGGCTCCAATTTTGCATTTCAATGTTAGATCAGACAAGTCTTGGGGATGCGGAACCTAGATTCATTGACATGCAAAATATACTTCACATGGATGAGAAATGGTATTACATGACAAAAAAGGCAAGGAAGTACTACTTGCTACCAGAAGAAGATGACCCTGAACGGACTATTCAGAACAAGAACAACATCGGCAAAGTAATGCTTCTAACAGTTGTTGGGAGGCCTAGACGTAATGCGCAAGGGATTGTGATGTTTTCTGGTAAGATTGGTGTGTGGGCATTTGTAAAAGAGGTGCCTGCAGCCAGAAGGAGCAagaagagagaaagagggaCCCTAGAAACAAAATCTGTCATAGTCAACAGGGAAGTGATGAGGCAATTTCTGATTGAAAAGGTCATTCCCGCTATCAAGTCTAAGTGGCCGCAAGATGCTGCTCTTGAGACCATTTTCATCCAACAAGACAATGCTAGAACTCATGTTAGTCCAAATGACCCAGCCTTTCTTCAAGCTGTGGCGGCTACAGGGCTAGACATCGGGCTGATGCAACAGCCGCCTAACTCCCCAGACATGAATGTTCTAGACCTTGGGTTTTTTAGATCCATCCAGTCCTTAACTGATTGCAGAAGCCCTACAACTATTGAAGAGTTAATACATGATGTGGAGGAGGAGTTTGAAGCATATGACGAGGAAAAACTGAATAGAGTATTCTTGAGTCTCCAAATGTGTATGAGAGAAGTAATGAAAATAGGAGGAGGAAATAGGTATAGAAACCCACACATGAATAAGAGTAGGCTAGAAAGACAAGGGAGACTACCTCATCGGCTGTCATGTGATAGAGATATCTACAATAGCGCACTAGCCTATCTAGCCCAATATGGTTAA
- the LOC120695123 gene encoding probable LRR receptor-like serine/threonine-protein kinase At3g47570, with the protein MRVETAGRVRLDDCITLLLLTLSGLVWARFLYRKFKTPLKKEISPQFAKIELPIVPYNDIVKGTDGFSEANLLGKGRYGTVYRGTLTLDKQATVVAVKVFNVHQSGSYKSFQAECEALRRVKHRCLVKIITCCSSNNHQGQDFRALVFEFMANGSLDRWIHSNYGALSLPQRLDIAVDIVDALDYLHNSCQPPVVHCDLKPSNILLNQDMRAHVGDFGIARVLDESTSKTQMIYNSSIGIRGTIGYIAPEYGEGLAVSTYGDVYSFGVILIEMFIGRSPTDDMFRDGMSLHYFAKASLPDKVMEIADSNIWLHDGVNTKNDKRHMKTIEECLYSVIHLGVLCSRQLPTERLSISDAAAEMHAIRDSYITA; encoded by the exons atGAGAGTGGAGACTGCCGGGAGG gttcgACTAGACGACTGTATAACATTGCTCCTGCTTACACTTTCAGGGCTTGTTTGGGCTAGATTTCTTTACCGAAAGTTCAAGACGCCACTGAAGAAAGAAATATCACCTCAATTCGCAAAGATAGAGCTTCCAATAGTTCCATACAATGATATAGTGAAAGGAACAGATGGATTTTCAGAAGCAAATTTGCTTGGAAAGGGGCGATATGGTACAGTATACAGGGGCACTCTAACTCTAGATAAGCAAGCCACTGTCGTCGCTGTTAAGGTGTTTAACGTCCACCAATCAGGGTCCTACAAAAGCTTCCAGGCTGAATGTGAGGCACTAAGAAGAGTGAAGCACCGATGCCTTGTAAAGATCATTACATGTTGTTCTAGCAACAATCACCAGGGTCAAGACTTCAGAGCATTAGTCTTCGAGTTCATGGCTAATGGCAGCTTAGATAGATGGATTCATTCAAATTATGGAGCACTGAGCTTGCCACAGAGGTTAGATATTGCAGTAGACATTGTGGATGCTTTGGACTATCTTCACAACAGTTGCCAGCCACCAGTCGTACATTGCGATCTCAAGCCGAGTAACATTCTTCTCAATCAGGACATGAGAGCTCATGTTGGGGATTTCGGCATTGCTAGAGTTCTAGATGAATCAACAAGCAAAACTCAAATGATTTACAATAGCTCCATAGGAATAAGAGGCACCATCGGATACATTGCTCCAG AATATGGAGAAGGGCTTGCAGTATCAACTTATGGTGATGTGTACAGTTTTGGTGTTATTTTGATTGAGATGTTTATAGGAAGGAGCCCGACAGATGATATGTTCAGAGATGGGATGAGCCTGCATTATTTTGCTAAGGCATCTCTTCCTGACAAGGTTATGGAGATAGCAGATTCCAATATATGGCTGCATGATGGGGTAAACACCAAAAATGATAAAAGGCATATGAAAACAATTGAAGAATGTTTGTATTCAGTCATCCATCTCGGTGTCCTATGCTCAAGGCAATTGCCCACAGAGAGGCTGTCAATAAGCGATGCTGCTGCAGAGATGCATGCTATCAGAGATTCATACATCACTGCTTGA
- the LOC120667783 gene encoding uncharacterized protein LOC120667783 translates to MAGSVRGGMRRGGRRKTAGMESSSSDNTYGEAIYDGGIPELYKIPIPIPLPCIGEAAARVSPSSSPARSEASRCAPCYAADAEPDPVPQVEASVGRNTQLLLAMDAMGGRSGYYGRRPASSYGSCAAGPICSPVSSRGGGGTTASPAPQTTTPRSSRHRWSVFFLSVLCLPGVPFHCPG, encoded by the exons ATGGCCGGGAGCGTCCGCGGCGGGATGAGGcgtggcgggaggaggaagaccgCCGGGATGGAGAGTAGCAGCAGCGACAACACATACGGCGAGGCGATCTACGACGGCGGCATCCCTGAGCTCTACAAG ATCCCGATCCCGATCCCGCTCCCCTGCATCGGGGAGGCCGCGGCCCGCGTCTCACCGAGCTCCTCCCCGGCCCGCTCCGAGGCCTCGCGATGCGCACCCTGCTACGCCGCCGATGCGGAGCCGGACCCGGTGCCCCAGGTCGAGGCCTCCGTGGGGCGGAACACGCAGCTGCTGCTCGCGATGGACGCCATGGGCGGGCGCAGCGGGTACTACGGCCGCCGCCCGGCCTCGTCCTATGGCAGCTGCGCCGCCGGGCCAATCTGCAGCCCCgtgagcagccgcggcggcggcgggacgaccGCGAGCCCCGCGCCGCAGACGACGACGCCTCGTTCGTCACGCCACAGATGgtcagttttttttctttctgttcTTTGCCTTCCTGGTGTCCCTTTCCACTGTCCCGGATAG